From a region of the Salmo trutta chromosome 10, fSalTru1.1, whole genome shotgun sequence genome:
- the LOC115201040 gene encoding nestin isoform X1, whose translation MMKNHEEDVFVAVRVQDPRVQNEGSWNSYVDFKIFLHTNSKSFTAKTSCVRRRYSEFVWLKKRMQKNTGLVPVPDLPSKSFFSFSGEDFLEKRRKGLQSFLDKVCSMTVCLSDSQLHLFLQTQLPVGHILDCVQGHTPYTVTEAILTYASSNQGWVQEEDSTQEPSLTPVPYESMESPAPHLPTLQCQEPLSHGNLASSEPEGLWTEKFLADIHDIDTVETLSPEVTQEDRNVVQAEAILEIQSPVETIFKWDSHEESTPERLDHEAMIHHQGDCQLQTPVEVHCEKDTGLEEECVVEVTTERVIKEESHADITTETIPPKQSSLDPDSHEELIHQGECKQQTPEEEATGLEKECLSEEANTDTTTETIPPKQRSPELDIHEETPRDGDSLRETVLEDLSLAEEAQESISHEKTTSEGDSNKDTLTAIELDSQGHMDEMKYHIEISLEEECHEIASEEVERVDDSTQEVESGDVATQEVESGDVATQEVESGDVATQKVESGDVATQEVESGDVATQEVESGDETPQKKKAPLDIQQVDDQLDTTQEVEIDEEMDGESLGDGATTSDGSSHKESDNKDSANNDNAIQETNGYMETAPEKENHQTDCTEAEKACNNPDTVIPKTNRGPSHDEIAPEVPNAQGTNGVKVREDRDILYMVNSYSAKTLENESSELVGDGVELKDMRIQESSHLEFEGRCTEQDISLAQEGNTEASEVSQEWEAHGFTAATNQTMSPEMEP comes from the exons ATGATGAAGAATCACGAAGAAGAT GTATTTGTTGCAGTGCGGGTCCAAGACCCTCGGGTTCAGAATGAAGGCTCTTGGAACTCGTACGTGGACTTCAAGATATTCCTTCAC ACCAACAGCAAGTCCTTCACGGCCAAGACGTCCTGTGTGCGCCGGCGCTACAGTGAGTTTGTCTGGCTCAAGAAGAGGATGCAGAAAAACACTGGCTTGGT acctgtcccagacctgcccAGCAAGTCCTTCTTCTCCTTCAGTGGTGAGGACTTcctggagaagaggaggaaaggcCTGCAGTCCTTCCTGGACAA AGTGTGCAGCATGACAGTGTGTCTGTCAGACAGCCAGCTCCACCTCTTCCTGCAAACCCAACTGCCGGTTGGTCACATCCTAGACTGTGTGCAGGGCCACACCCCCTACACTGTGACAGAGGCCATCCTCACCTATGCCTCGTCCAATCAGGGCTGGGTTCAGGAAGAGGACTCGACCCAGGAGCCTAGTCTCACTCCAGTTCCTTATGAGTCCATGGAGAG CCCTGCTCCTCATCTACCTACCCTGCAATGTCAAGAGCCCCTCAGCCATGGGAACCTCGCCTCCAGTGAGCCAGAGGGCCTATGGACTGAGAAGTTCCTAGCTGACATCCATGACATAGACACTGTGGAGACCCTTTCCCCAGAGGTCACCCAGGAGGACCGCAATGTAGTCCAGGCAGAGGCCATCCTGGAGATACAAAGCCCAGTGGAGACTATCTTTAAGTGGGACAGCCATGAAGAATCTACTCCAGAGAGGCTCGACCATGAGGCGATGATCCACCACCAAGGTGATTGTCAACTGCAGACACCTGTGGAAGTGCACTGTGAAAAGGACACAGGCTTGGAGGAGGAGTGTGTAGTGGAGGTGACGACTGAGAGGGTTATTAAGGAGGAGAGCCATGCTGACATAACTACAGAGACAATCCCTCCCAAACAGAGTAGCCTAGACCCAGATAGCCACGAGGAACTGATCCACCAAGGGGAATGTAAACAGCAGACACCTGAGGAAGAGGCCACAGGCCTGGAGAAGGAGTGTCTATCAGAAGAGGCCAATACTGACACGACTACAGAGACAATCCCTCCCAAACAGCGTAGCCCAGAGCTAGACATCCATGAGGAAACCCCTCGAGATGGAGATAGCCTAAGGGAGACAGTTCTAGAGGACCTTAGCCTTGCGGAGGAAGCTCAAGAAAGCATCAGTCATGAGAAGACGACCTCGGAAGGGGACAGCAACAAAGACACACTAACAGCCATTGAGCTGGACAGCCAAGGGCACATGGATGAGATGAAATACCACATAGAGATCAGCCTAGAGGAAGAGTGTCATGAGATCGCATCAGAAGAGGTGGAACGTGTTGATGACTCAACCCAAGAGGTAGAAAGTGGAGATGTTGCAACCCAAGAGGTAGAAAGTGGAGATGTTGCAACCCAAGAGGTAGAAAGTGGAGATGTTGCAACCCAAAAGGTAGAAAGTGGAGATGTTGCAACCCAAGAGGTAGAAAGTGGAGATGTTGCAACCCAAGAGGTAGAAAGTGGCGATGAGACACCCCAGAAGAAGAAGGCTCCCTTGGACATTCAACAAGTAGATGATCAGCTGGACACAACCCAAGAGGttgagattgatgaggaaatggaTGGGGAGAGTCTTGGGGATGGGGCAACAACATCTGATGGGAGTAGCCATAAGGAGAGCGACAACAAGGATTCTGCCAATAACGACAATGCAATACAAGAGACGAATGGCTACATGGAGACAGCTCCCGAGAAGGAAAATCACCAAACAGATTGCACAGAGGCAGAAAAGGCCTGCAACAACCCAGACACTGTAATTCCCAAAACTAACCGAGGTCCCTCACATGATGAAATCGCACCTGAGGTACCCAACGCTCAGGGGACCAATGGTGTCAAagttagagaggacagggataTTTTGTACATGGTCAACAGTTACTCAGCGAAAACCCTAGAGAATGAATCTTCAGAGCTAGTGGGTGATGGAGTTGAGCTAAAGGACATGAGGATCCAAGAGAGCAGTCATCTGGAGTTTGAGGGCCGCTGTACTGAGCAGGACATCTCATTAGCCCAGGAGGGTAATACTGAGGCCTCAGAAGTGAGCCAGGAATGGGAGGCCCATGGGTTCACTGCTGCTACAAACCAGACTATGAGCCCAGAGATGGAGCCCTAG
- the LOC115201040 gene encoding uncharacterized protein LOC115201040 isoform X2 has translation MMKNHEEDVFVAVRVQDPRVQNEGSWNSYVDFKIFLHTNSKSFTAKTSCVRRRYSEFVWLKKRMQKNTGLVPVPDLPSKSFFSFSGEDFLEKRRKGLQSFLDKVCSMTVCLSDSQLHLFLQTQLPVGHILDCVQGHTPYTVTEAILTYASSNQGWVQEEDSTQEPSLTPVPYESMESPAPHLPTLQCQEPLSHGNLASSEPEGLWTEKFLADIHDIDTVETLSPEVTQEDRNVVQAEAILEIQSPVETIFKWDSHEESTPERLDHEAMIHHQGDCQLQTPVEVHCEKDTGLEEECVVEVTTERVIKEESHADITTETIPPKQSSLDPDSHEELIHQGECKQQTPEEEATGLEKECLSEEANTDTTTETIPPKQRSPELDIHEETPRDGDSLRETVLEDLSLAEEAQESISHEKTTSEGDSNKDTLTAIELDSQGHMDEMKYHIEISLEEECHEIASEEVERVDDSTQEVESGDVATQEVESGDVATQEVESGDETPQKKKAPLDIQQVDDQLDTTQEVEIDEEMDGESLGDGATTSDGSSHKESDNKDSANNDNAIQETNGYMETAPEKENHQTDCTEAEKACNNPDTVIPKTNRGPSHDEIAPEVPNAQGTNGVKVREDRDILYMVNSYSAKTLENESSELVGDGVELKDMRIQESSHLEFEGRCTEQDISLAQEGNTEASEVSQEWEAHGFTAATNQTMSPEMEP, from the exons ATGATGAAGAATCACGAAGAAGAT GTATTTGTTGCAGTGCGGGTCCAAGACCCTCGGGTTCAGAATGAAGGCTCTTGGAACTCGTACGTGGACTTCAAGATATTCCTTCAC ACCAACAGCAAGTCCTTCACGGCCAAGACGTCCTGTGTGCGCCGGCGCTACAGTGAGTTTGTCTGGCTCAAGAAGAGGATGCAGAAAAACACTGGCTTGGT acctgtcccagacctgcccAGCAAGTCCTTCTTCTCCTTCAGTGGTGAGGACTTcctggagaagaggaggaaaggcCTGCAGTCCTTCCTGGACAA AGTGTGCAGCATGACAGTGTGTCTGTCAGACAGCCAGCTCCACCTCTTCCTGCAAACCCAACTGCCGGTTGGTCACATCCTAGACTGTGTGCAGGGCCACACCCCCTACACTGTGACAGAGGCCATCCTCACCTATGCCTCGTCCAATCAGGGCTGGGTTCAGGAAGAGGACTCGACCCAGGAGCCTAGTCTCACTCCAGTTCCTTATGAGTCCATGGAGAG CCCTGCTCCTCATCTACCTACCCTGCAATGTCAAGAGCCCCTCAGCCATGGGAACCTCGCCTCCAGTGAGCCAGAGGGCCTATGGACTGAGAAGTTCCTAGCTGACATCCATGACATAGACACTGTGGAGACCCTTTCCCCAGAGGTCACCCAGGAGGACCGCAATGTAGTCCAGGCAGAGGCCATCCTGGAGATACAAAGCCCAGTGGAGACTATCTTTAAGTGGGACAGCCATGAAGAATCTACTCCAGAGAGGCTCGACCATGAGGCGATGATCCACCACCAAGGTGATTGTCAACTGCAGACACCTGTGGAAGTGCACTGTGAAAAGGACACAGGCTTGGAGGAGGAGTGTGTAGTGGAGGTGACGACTGAGAGGGTTATTAAGGAGGAGAGCCATGCTGACATAACTACAGAGACAATCCCTCCCAAACAGAGTAGCCTAGACCCAGATAGCCACGAGGAACTGATCCACCAAGGGGAATGTAAACAGCAGACACCTGAGGAAGAGGCCACAGGCCTGGAGAAGGAGTGTCTATCAGAAGAGGCCAATACTGACACGACTACAGAGACAATCCCTCCCAAACAGCGTAGCCCAGAGCTAGACATCCATGAGGAAACCCCTCGAGATGGAGATAGCCTAAGGGAGACAGTTCTAGAGGACCTTAGCCTTGCGGAGGAAGCTCAAGAAAGCATCAGTCATGAGAAGACGACCTCGGAAGGGGACAGCAACAAAGACACACTAACAGCCATTGAGCTGGACAGCCAAGGGCACATGGATGAGATGAAATACCACATAGAGATCAGCCTAGAGGAAGAGTGTCATGAGATCGCATCAGAAGAGGTGGAACGTGTTGATGACTCAACCCAAGAGGTAGAAAGTGGAGATGTTGCAACCCAAGAGGTAGAAAGTGGAGATGTTGCAACCCAAGAG GTAGAAAGTGGCGATGAGACACCCCAGAAGAAGAAGGCTCCCTTGGACATTCAACAAGTAGATGATCAGCTGGACACAACCCAAGAGGttgagattgatgaggaaatggaTGGGGAGAGTCTTGGGGATGGGGCAACAACATCTGATGGGAGTAGCCATAAGGAGAGCGACAACAAGGATTCTGCCAATAACGACAATGCAATACAAGAGACGAATGGCTACATGGAGACAGCTCCCGAGAAGGAAAATCACCAAACAGATTGCACAGAGGCAGAAAAGGCCTGCAACAACCCAGACACTGTAATTCCCAAAACTAACCGAGGTCCCTCACATGATGAAATCGCACCTGAGGTACCCAACGCTCAGGGGACCAATGGTGTCAAagttagagaggacagggataTTTTGTACATGGTCAACAGTTACTCAGCGAAAACCCTAGAGAATGAATCTTCAGAGCTAGTGGGTGATGGAGTTGAGCTAAAGGACATGAGGATCCAAGAGAGCAGTCATCTGGAGTTTGAGGGCCGCTGTACTGAGCAGGACATCTCATTAGCCCAGGAGGGTAATACTGAGGCCTCAGAAGTGAGCCAGGAATGGGAGGCCCATGGGTTCACTGCTGCTACAAACCAGACTATGAGCCCAGAGATGGAGCCCTAG